The following DNA comes from Pseudophryne corroboree isolate aPseCor3 chromosome 8, aPseCor3.hap2, whole genome shotgun sequence.
atttgtcaaaattgttatttttttcgcttgtgtgtgctgggtgctgtgctttgtgctggctcactggcacgtgctctggaggaacgccgaacaggggaggttactggcgtttggataggggtcgtggtcccagagctggaggtcacttgttgagctgccatcaatgttatgttgttgctcaaattattaatgctagcattcagttgtgtgttggttgcagtgtggctggctacaatccgggataacgactcattcacaacctggttgtgctgaatgagttgaacgagtgcctgctgatggcgctgttgctcatcaatgatgcgcgttaaatgagccagcatttggttgttgtcagcccttatttgctccatcgatgttgcgattcggcctacttgtacaatcagtctgcccgagttgcgactacgcggtagatgatggggcagactggcaaggtgttgggtatgtgcggtcaggctggcattgctttgtgcctgttggcttgtccaactggcccaaaagtcatctggtatttgtgtttggggtggagcttgtgccagttgtggactcatggaggcttgggggatatcctgcagctgtattggctggctcgggtcaacaggtgtaagttgcagtgtgatggttgcctgttggtcttgtccctgctggtccacgtcggccatcaagctgggctctgtatggggtggccaacatgcaatgtttatttttcAATTAATTTATTTGCtagttctacacattactacattcataatactccatttttcaAGTTTTTAGACTTGTTTTTGTAAACTTATAATGTGTTTTTTcaccaaaaacatatataccatcacaggcgtgcacatagacagacttgagtaatcctcacctaactacctcccctccacagcattacagtgttatgtcacctcccctggccacgatatagactgcttacctggatagtccagaggagcggagcaagtaagcagtctacataccggacaggggagatgtgtgaacactataatgttgtggagggttttttttttaaggtttttatatttattttaatgtgcacgtgtgtggcctaaATTTGTACAAATTTATGTTCTTTTTTAATAATGATGTTGgcgatatcaaccactaagaccttgaaaaattaaacattttcacctttagcaattgaagacgtaacatcacattgcttgttatggcaaacatgtaatctcaactccaactcacaacatagtaactgtactgtgtagattatttgctatgtgtttagtttctgttttgactcaccagataactgaggtgatcggggctcatcaatctgtggactcgccaatagtgccagtggtggctggggtgacactgcagaaatgcgccgcctgggtggggaagatggagccgcagattccgtgccaagacgccgtgtcttacttggcctcctgggtaagtggcccgagccctgtgatgggcgccttacaggaggtcggcttacagaagcagaacctatgagaatatataaacattaatattttgtacttctatgtgtttgcagaatatgtgactacagtgaagtcttacctgcaatcccagcatcatcatgagttgtctgaggcctgtctggccggctggtctgtcggactgttgaaaaagtggaccaaacattattaccatgctttgtgtaaaaattacaactgcaaagccttagtgtactgtaaccatctattaggtattcgaaaataaactaatttctgcttaagatcttcgtgcttccttaatttgtgttgtatatcaaaatgtacatggtgttgcacaaaataaatctgttacatttgagaattatgcgtcagatattgcatagattgactacttgcaaatgttaccaaaatgtaatTTTGAATTAATAGAACCTTTTTTaggaagtaaataaataaaatataaaaaaatacaattaGATACAACAttgatgtccaagcaatatcgcaaaattattatggcaaatacacataccagcaggcattgcacctgttttAGCGCAAAATTTTCAAAAaaatacagccaaggcaagatggaaaatgcaatttctaaacacaaacacaccttaagggtgcataggcctgcaatatctgaccaacaatttttgcatcctttacccttaaaaaataatttaaaaaacatttagaggacatttaaataaaaatataacaaatcaaactcaccatcctgcgtgggtcggtccgaatcccggacatgagtagcagacaccacttctgcaggaatcaatgcccgcacaggctcctcccactcccgataggttgcccggaaaggggggccacctccggtttttcgggctgattttgcctctttggccatcttgtgtcatgactgaggttttgtgaacccggtgttagtgaggtctgtgcgggcgactagaggattatatgaatactaccactgacctggtttgggactgttgtggactctgggtttcttccggtgactgggaagaggaaccgcagcagagatggccgaatctaggttctcctcatgcaggattaggtcggcagacaggaggcatgctgaaggtctcctgaaagacagaactggaaaggcactgatgaatcagtgaagaataccaggtataattgtgctaaagggcacggggtgcttggagacactgaggtgcttgcggacactgaggtgcttgcggacactgaggtgcttggagacactgaggtgcttggagacactgaggtgcttggagacactgaggtgcttggagacactgaggtacgtggaggcactgaggtgcgtggaggcactgaggtgcgtggaggcactggggtgcgtagagacactggggcgcgtaggggtgctgaggcacggaggtgcaggaagcacggagatgctgaggcacggaggtactgaggcacggaggtgctgtggcacggaggtgctggaagcacggaggcactgaggcacggaggcgctgtggcacggaggtgctgtggcacggaggtgctgtggcacggaggtgctggaagcactgaggcacggaggcactgaggtactgaggcacggaggtactgatgcacggaggtgctggaagcacggaggtgctgaggcacggagatgctgaggcacgaggtactgaggcacagagatgctgagtcactgagatactgaggtgctggaagcacggagatgctgaggcacgaggtactgagccctggagatcccaactacaacagtagtaaaactgaaacacgacagctgtggttttcagtggagaacacggaattcagtactgtgcctttaagacgaaacattgcagctgtacctttacattgagactcagggaaatggtgaaatcaaatggcaacacacaaataaaccaaacggtaacaagggaacagagtttccacaggaacttaggtacaacggttaccttaagggagctcagcataagactcacacaaggctgtatgtgacatgaggaactggcccagattccaactcagcctcctgatttatacttcctggtccctgatgattggtgggcaggattaggtgatgtagagagtctcaggctggcagaggattggacaactctgggtcaggtgaagtcactgtcatgtgactactctagaggaggctgtgaagtgcagcgaggcctagcaggccgagagaacactgaagcctgaacttcagattactgaattcagcctcacacaggagatcaccacaggtggagctaattaactattacctctcaggcagagaactcaggaaaactgacaagctgtttaactccgtgagtgaaaagacacaggatccaggacagatggcaggggtaagtcaccaaatataaaacctacagtcaggattgtgacagtatccccctcttcaagggtggactccggacacccatcttgaatcttagaggaacttgagaaattcatacagaagaatttaggaccttcgttgatgcagattccaaaggtttaggactaaattctttaactacagcgttactgaaagtctgtaagtcatggaacacaggatcattactctcaaagagcatgttggcccactccaaagctcttcctctgaatgccaggaacagatatcgagtaacgttggaaagagttactgcacctgaaggatcagactccatccgagagagaaattgttcaaccagagcggcatattgcaataaatctccatcaaagtaaataggtggaaaaccatcagacgaaagcttagaggatgaaactgaagaaagctttggctggacgagtaggactgaattggatccgaggatacttgaattggctggagccaaaggaggcggaccaggctggtcctggagtattgctggactggctggaaccgggacggactgaccaggcggagcctggagtattgatggaccggctggaaccggaacggactggccaagctgggcctggagtattgctggaccggctggaaccgggacggactgaccaggcggagcctggagtattgctggaccggctggaaccgggacggactgaccaggcggagccaggagtattgctggaccggctggaaccgggacggactgaccaggctgggcctggagtattgctggaccggctggaaccgggacggactgaccaggcagggcctggagtattgctggaccggctggaaccgggacgggctgagccctttcttcacagggctgggctgaggcaagagcccccacttcacggggctgggctgaggcaagagcccccactccacggggctgggctgaggcaagagccccctcttcacggggctgggctgaggcaagagccccctcttcacggggctgggctgaggcaagagccccctcttcacggggctgggctgaggcaaaagccccctcttcacggggctgggcagcactctgtagactctctggctgggcagcactctgtagactctctggctgggcagcactctgtagactctctggctgggcagcactctgtagactctctggctgggcagcactctgtagactctctggctgggcagcactctgtagactctctggctgggcagcactctgtagactctctggctgggcagcactctgtagactctctggctgggcagcactctgtagaatctctggctgggcagcactctgtagaatctctggctgggcagcactctgtagaatctctggctgggcagcactctgtagactctctggggctgggcgctctgaacccctcactggggctggacgctctgaagacgcccctcctgggactggacgctctgaagacgcccctcctggggctggacgctctgaagacgcccctcctggggctggacgctctgaagacgcccctcctggggctgtggacacggactcctctgtgactgtaaatggcttgaacattcttctctggacacccaacttgggataaggtcttttaaccaccggaccccagtcataaatttgagtctctctcagaagagtagccttcttgatacccccgtcagcagcagatggatcggatactgtggatgacttgtagacatgagcactatgatactgagatttgtcactattacctggcttgcgaagaatacagtctttaacaaaatgaccagaatttccacagtaaagacagagatgtagctccttacgccgctgacgttcagcttcagagagcttgggccgtggatagctctgatgaaaaactttcccttgcgcagaggaagagactctattaactgaatgggacaaaacaggatcaacaacgttggtagtattcctgaggagatcaggcatcacagagagaatactaggcaaaagttcttgtaactgtagtaacatctggtagaaaatctgcagttggtcaggagtcttagagcagaaggtcatagaatctctggaggacgaattccgctgcagacactgtgccaatcgatgctgagtcgactccagacctcccaagcgtcctgcaatattgcttaggaggtcatgcgtcagacaaacactttcggccgagtccatgtggccagttcctactgtcaagactaaggttttgtgaacccggtgttagtgaggtctgtgcgggcgactagaggattatatgaatactaccactgacctggtttgggactgttgtggactctgggtttcttccggtgactgggaagaggaaccgcagcagagatggccgaatctaggttctcctcatgcaggattaggtcggcagacaggaggcatgctgaaggtctcctgaaagacagaactggaaaggcactgatgaatcagtgaagaataccaggtataattgtgctaaagggcacggggtgcttggagacactgaggtgcttgcggacactgaggtgcttgcggacactgaggtgcttgcggacactgaggtgcttggagacactgaggtgcttggagacactgaggtgcttggagacactgaggtacgtggaggcactgaggtgcgtggaggcactgaggtgcgtggaggcactggggtgcgtagagacactggggtgcgtaggggtgctgaggcacggaggtgcaggaagcacggagatgctgaggcacggaggtactgaggcacggaggtgctgtggcacggaggtgctggaagcacggaggcactgaggcacggaggtgctgtggcacggaggtgctggaagcactgaggcacggaggcacggaggtactgaggcacggaggtactgatgcacggaggtgctgaggcactgaggcacggagatgctgaggcacgaggtactgaggcacagagatgctgagtcacggagatactgaggtgctggaagcacggagatgctgaggcacgaggtactgagccctggagatcccaactacaacagtagtaaaactgaaacacgacagctgtggttttcagtggagaacacggaattcagtactgtgcctttaagacgaaacattgcagctgtacctttacattgagactcagggaaatggtgaaatcaaatggcaacacacaaataaaccaaacggtaacaagggaacagagtttccacaggaacttaggtacaacggttaccttaagggagctcagcataagactcacacaaggctgtatgtgacatgaggaactggcccagattccaactcagcctcctgatttatacttcctggtccctgatgattggtgggcaggattaggtgtgtcgaagtcagaaaaatgtctctatgcacgttgccatatttgcacctcattcatgtccgcgctgcgcaggcgtacgctctcccgtacgtacacatactcacagcagcgtgcactcacaggcgcggtatgcgtatttacggtagagtttacgtagtcgtagcgtgcgactcattcgttacatattttcacaattaatgtagtttatagattatggtccctttgatagattctgaaagtttggttaatatagaatgtccctgaacggaggaatccctctttgtattgtgcgaagggtctaacaggagtcagacagtggtgtttggtacctatcggaagagtatttaaatagcaatattccggtgttggtttggagcagattaattgctcgtgcgaatagttatggacataagaagttatgtccatttatttattattatttgtccttacttagtcatgcatctgaacagttggagacaggcatcagtaggtctcaaatgtctctttgacctcagagatcccccaaacaatagtttgcatgttaagagggcctcatatctatacatgcataaggtaaacacaggaatagtaattgaagatcaattgtactccaaatcagtatctttcccgcagacggagtacaatagtctttaattacactgagcttttgagactcaatgaggaaggccaacacctgtgtttacaaatggggctggatttgtatacaggagaatgagggctgagatgtcattgtctcaactgaaagtggacatcat
Coding sequences within:
- the LOC134947423 gene encoding uncharacterized protein LOC134947423, with amino-acid sequence MADVDQQGQDQQATITLQLTPVDPSQPIQLQDIPQASMSPQLAQAPPQTQIPDDFWASWTSQQAQSNASLTAHTQHLASLPHHLPRSRNSGRLIVQVGRIATSMEQIRADNNQMLAHLTRIIDEQQRHQQALVQLIQHNQVVNESLSRIVASHTATNTQLNASINNLSNNITLMAAQQVTSSSGTTTPIQTPVTSPVRRSSRARASEPAQSTAPSTHKRKK